The proteins below come from a single Candidatus Woesearchaeota archaeon genomic window:
- a CDS encoding mechanosensitive ion channel family protein, with the protein MFTELIKEVLPFSNNYLNALLVFLTFFIVGYYGVRFLLKKVSSLFIKRSVHFNKLLAKSNIPLSILFIIVGAKYAIRVLGFTNSLLEFIDSVANTLIIIAGSWFAIKFIQAIFDHISLFAKKTKTPVDDALVPFLGKVMYALIYVFGFIFILKIWGVNVTSLLAGVGIAGIALGFAMQSTLANIFGGVALILDHTFSVGDRLEYEPGKVGIVEEIGIRSTKVRNFDNELLIVPNGDLANSRIINHSKPTLKARVVIPFGVAYGSNIEKVKKVALDVAKKHPKVLDDPAPSVVFLEMADFSLNMKLFAWVASVDEKFLTKEELTCALYKALNKNKIDIPFPTHTVYVKKK; encoded by the coding sequence CTCAAACAATTACCTTAACGCACTTCTGGTTTTTCTTACTTTTTTCATCGTTGGCTATTATGGTGTGCGTTTTTTGCTCAAAAAAGTATCTTCGCTCTTCATTAAGCGCTCCGTTCATTTTAATAAACTCCTTGCAAAATCAAATATTCCCCTTAGCATACTCTTCATCATCGTAGGAGCAAAATACGCAATACGTGTTCTTGGATTTACGAACAGCTTACTTGAATTTATTGACAGCGTTGCAAACACCTTGATCATCATCGCAGGGTCATGGTTTGCCATAAAGTTCATCCAAGCAATCTTTGATCACATTTCTTTGTTTGCAAAAAAAACAAAGACTCCTGTTGATGATGCGCTTGTACCTTTTCTTGGAAAAGTAATGTATGCTCTGATTTACGTATTCGGATTTATCTTTATTCTTAAAATCTGGGGCGTAAACGTCACGTCATTACTTGCAGGAGTTGGTATCGCAGGAATCGCACTGGGTTTTGCAATGCAATCAACACTTGCAAATATTTTTGGAGGAGTTGCCCTTATTCTTGATCACACCTTTAGCGTAGGCGATCGTCTTGAATACGAACCTGGAAAAGTAGGTATTGTTGAAGAAATAGGAATTCGCTCAACCAAGGTACGCAACTTTGACAATGAACTGCTTATCGTCCCTAACGGAGATCTTGCAAACTCACGCATTATCAATCATAGTAAACCAACACTCAAAGCAAGAGTAGTTATTCCCTTTGGTGTTGCTTATGGCTCAAACATTGAAAAAGTGAAAAAAGTAGCACTTGACGTCGCAAAAAAACATCCCAAAGTACTTGACGATCCTGCCCCTTCAGTAGTATTCTTAGAAATGGCAGATTTCTCTCTTAATATGAAACTCTTTGCATGGGTTGCAAGCGTAGATGAAAAATTCCTAACAAAAGAAGAGCTTACCTGTGCATTATACAAAGCACTTAACAAAAACAAGATTGACATACCCTTTCCCACACACACAGTTTATGTCAAGAAAAAATAA